A genome region from Cyprinus carpio isolate SPL01 chromosome B23, ASM1834038v1, whole genome shotgun sequence includes the following:
- the LOC109073516 gene encoding uncharacterized protein LOC109073516 — MCSSLLLMFCVAFSALSSARGAPTRSAEVNFSKCRALSIKLNEMARDLYNTVESPNISSIIDDPPVSIRPIDTCDPLSLQSNKETCQSRIVLALKNYTRIFHKNGVFKNSACSKWRERANEIADVTGDLLRMLKEPAIHQPQTTVNTNHNALCRDSVERLYSFSIISARVFSFLASTEAPKVEMKQC, encoded by the exons atgtgttcatcattattattgatgTTCTGCGTGGCGTTTTCGGCGCTGTCCAGCGCCAGAGGAGCCCCGACTCGCTCTGCTGAGGTGAATTTCTCGAAGTGTAGAGCGCTGTCCATCAAACTCAATGAGATGGCGAGAGATTTATACAACACG GTTGAGTCTCCAAACATTTCAAGTATCATTGATGACCCTCCAGTGTCTATAAGACCGATTGACACATGTGACCCACTGAGCCTCCAAAGCAACAAAGAG ACTTGTCAATCAAGAATTGTTCTCGCTCTGAAAAACTACACCAGGATTTTCCACAAGAACGGTGTGTTTAAGAATTCAGCTTGCAGTAAGTGGAGAGAGCGTGCCAACGAGATCGCAGACGTTACCGGAGACCTGCTGCGCATGCTTAAG GAACCAGCCATCCACCAACCTCAGACAACAGTTAACACAAATCACAACGCTCTGTGCCGGGACAGCGTGGAAAGGCTCTATTCCTTTTCTATCATATCTGCACGCGTCTTCTCATTTCTGGCATCCACAGAAGCTCCTAAAGTTGAGATGAAACAGTGTTAG